The sequence CGCTACTTCAACGACACCTACGAGGGCCTGCCCGTCGACGGCTACACCGCGTGGCTGACCCGGATGGCCGACCACCCCAACATCGAGGTCCGCGTCGACACCGACTGGTTCGACGTCCAGGACGAGTTCAAGGGCTTGGTGCCGGTCGTCTACACCGGCCCGGTGGACGAATACTTCGACAACTGCGAGGGCCGGCTGTCGTGGCGGACCGTGGACCTCGAGCAGGAGACGGTCGACGTCGACGACTACCAGGGCACCGGCGTGGTCAACGCCAACGACCAGGACGTCCCGTGGACGCGGGTGCTGGAGTTCAAGCACCTGCACCCCGAGCGCACCTACCTGCCCGGCAAGTCGATCGTGGTGCACGAATACTCGCGGTTCGCCGAGGACGACGACGAGCCCTACTACCCGATCAACACCGCCGAGGACCGGGCGAAGCTGCTGAAGTATCGCGACCTGGCCAAGAAGGAGCCGCTGGTCCTCTTCGGCGGCCGTCTCGGCACCTACAAGTACCTCGACATGCACATGGCCATCGGGTCCGCCCTGTCGATGTACGACAACAAGCTCAAGCCGCACTTCGCCGACGGAGTGCCGCTCACGAGCGGAGGAGTGGACGAATGAGCCAGCAGACCACGGAGACCGTGACGCGCCTGCTCCAGCGGCAGATCCTGCCGATCGACAAGGACACCGACGTGTTCGCGCTCTACGTCGACCTCGAGGAGGCCAAGCTCGACACCTCCCGGCACGAGGTCGGCGGCAGCAAGGCCGCCAAGGACCTCAACAACGCGGCGATCCGGCAGTCGACGTCGACCGGACGCAAGCTGCACCCCGACCAGATCCTGTCGCGGACCGCCCTGCGCATCCCCCAGGGCCAGCAGCTCTCCTTCGGCAGCTACTTCAACGCCTTCCCCGCCTCCTACTGGCGGCGCTGGACCATCGTGGACAAGGTCCGGCTGACTGTCACGCTCAAGGGCCGCGGCGCCAGCGTGACCGTCTACAAGTCGATGGCCGCGGGTCACTCCCAGCGGGTCGACTCCGGCACCGTCGAGGGTGACTCCGGGACCTTCGAGTTCGACCTGACGCTCATCCCTTTCGTCGACGGCGGCTGGTACTGGTACGACGTCGTCGCCGGTGACGAGGACGCGGTCGTGGAGTCGGGCGAGTGGACCGCCCAGGTGCCGCAGGACCGGGCCGAGCACGGCAGCGTCGACATCTGCATCACCACGATGAACCGCCCCGACTTCTGCGCCAAGCTGCTGGGCCAGCTGGGTGAGGACGAGACCCTGCGTCCCTATCTCGACACGGTCTTCGTGATGGAGCAGGGCTCCCAGCCGGTCACCGAGTCGGAGTTCTTCGGCGAGGCCGAGGACCTCCTGGGCGAGCGGTTGCGCGTGATCGTCCAGGGCAACCTCGGCGGCTCGGGCGGCTATGCCCGCGGGCAGCTCGAATCGGTGCGCAAGGGTACGGCGACGTACGCCCTGATGATGGACGACGACGTGGTCTGCGAGCCGGAGGGCGTCGTGCGCGCCGTCACGTTCGGCGACCTCGCGAAGCGGCCGACCATCGTCGGTGGCCACATGTTCTCGATCTACTCCCGCTCGCGCCTCCACTCCTTCGGCGAGATCGTCCAGCCGTGGCGCTTCTGGTGGCAGACCCGCCTCGACGGCTACAGCGACTGGGACCTGGCGGCGCGCAACCTGCGCTCGTCCCGGTGGATGCACAAGCGTGCCGACGTGGACTTCAACGGCTGGTTCATGTGCCTGATCCCGCGCCCCGTGCTGGAGCAGATCGGACTGTCGCTGCCCCTGTTCATCAAGTGGGACGACTCCGAGTTCGGCCTCCGCGCCAAGGAGGCCGGGTTCCCGACCGTCACCTTCCCCGGTGCGGCCGTGTGGCACGTGCCGTGGACCGACAAGAACGACGGCGTCGACTGGCAGTCCTACTTCCACCAGCGCAACCGCTTCATCGCGGCGCTGCTCCACTCGCCATACCCCCGTGGTGGACGGATGGTGCGCGAGAGCCTCAACCACCAGATCAAGCACCTGGCGTCCTTGCAGTACTCCACCGCCGAGCTGCGCCACCTCGCCCTCGAGGACATCCTCGCGGGTCCGCAGACGCTGCACAGCGAGCTGCCGACGAAGCTCAGCGAGATCAACGCCTTCCGCAAGCAGTTCAGCGACGCGCAGCTGCACGCCGACCGCGAGGACTTCCCGCCGGTGCGCCGCAAGAAGCCGCCGAAGAAGGGCAAGAGCGACATCGAGATCCCGAGCCGGATCGGCACCCTGGTCGCCGCCGGACTGGCTCCCATCCGCCAGCTGCGGCCGCTGCGGCCGCTGTCTCGGGAGTTCCCCGAGGCCGAGCTGCCGGCGATGGACGCGGCGTGGTTCAACCTCGTGAAATATGACTCGGTGGTCGTGTCGATGAACGACGGTTCGTCGGCTGCGCTCTACAAGCGTGACCCCGAGCTCTACCGCGACCTGCTCAAGCGGACGATCGAGATCCACCGCCGCTTCAGCCGCGAGTGGCCGCGCCTGGCCGAGCAGTACCGCGCGGCCCTGCCCGAGATCACCTCGCCCGAGGCGTGGGAGAAGACGTTCGAGCCCTGGCTGCACGAGTCGGACACCTCGAGCGAGCCTCGATGACGGAGCCTGCCGAGCAGCAGGGATCGACCGGCTCGACAGTGGTCCGACGCAGCACCCCCGAGGAGCTGGAGGCGCTGCCCCTGGTCGCTCCCTCCAGTGCCGGCCTGCGCGAGGTCGTGCGCCGGCGCTACCTGCTGCGGATGCTGGTGCGCAACACGATCCAGTCGCGCTACCAGGGCACGGTGCTGGGCTGGGTGTGGAGCTACATCCAGCCGGCCATCCGGTTCTGCCTGTTCTACTTCCTGTTCCAGGTGATGATCGGGCGCGGCGGCGACGAAATGGAGAACTTCGCCGTCCACCTCTTCTCCGGCATGGTCATCGTGCACTTCTTCACCGAGACCTTCAACGGTGGCACCCAGTCGCTGATCCAGAACCGGTCGCTGATCACCAAGCTGCCGGTGCCGCGCGAGATGTTCCCGGTCTCGCGGATGCTGGTGGCGGCCTGGCACACCGTGCCCATGCTCCTGATCCTGGTGTTCGTGTGCGTCCTGCTGGGCTGGAGGCCCGACCTCGTCGGTCTGGCCGCCGCGATCCTCGGAGTCCTGTTGACGGCACTGCTTGGGCTTTCGCTGGGCCTCGTCTTCAGTGTGGCCAACGTCTTCATGCGCGACTTCGGCAAGGTGGCCCAGACCCTGACGCAGTTCGTCACGTTCAGCGTCCCGATGATGTACCCGTTCACGATGGTCCAGGACCGGTTCGGTGAGCCGATCGCCAGCTACTACCTCTTCAACCCCATGGCCGAGGCCGTGCTGCTGATCCAACGTGGCTTCTGGACGGGGACGACGACGGACCCCAGCGCCACCGAGGCGGTCCACCTGCCCGATCACCTCTTCACCCGTGGGCTGATCATGACCGGAATCGCCATGGTGTGCGTAGTGCTGGCCCAGCGACTCTTCGCGCGCCTCGAGTCGCGCGTCCCGGAGCGGCTCTGATGACCACCATGATCAAGGTGGACAACGCCACCAAGTCGTTCACGATGTCCTACCAGCGCTCGCTGAAGCAGATTGCGATCGCCAAGGCCACGGGCCGCAAGACCCATGACGTCTTCAACGCCGTCGATGACGTGACCTTCTCCGTGCAGGAGGGGGAGTCGATCGGTCTGATGGGCCTCAACGGCTCAGGCAAGTCCACCCTGCTCAAGCTCGTCAGCGGCGTCATGCGTCCCGACTCGGGGTCGGTGCTGACGCGGGGACGCATCGCGGGCCTGATCGCGACGGGCGCCGGCTTCGACCCGCAGCTCTCGGGCCGCGACAACCTCTATCTCAACGCCGCGATCCTGGGCATGTCCAAGGCGGAGACGCAGAAGAAGTTCGACGAGATCGTCGACTTCGCCGACCTCGGCAAGTTCCTCGACACCGAGGTCGCCTACTACAGCTCAGGCATGAAGGCCCGGCTCGGCTTCGCGGTCGCGATCAACGTCGACGCCGACATCTTCATCGCCGACGAGGCGCTGGCCGTGGGCGACCGGCCCTTCAAGCGCAAGTGCCGCAAGCGCATGGACGAGATCGTGAAGTCGGGCGTGACGATGTTCTACGTCTCCCACGCGCCCGGCTCGGTCCGCAGCCTCTGCAGCCGGGTCCTGATCCTCGACCACGGCAAGCTGGCCTACGACGGCGACGTCGACGAGGGCATCCGGTTCCTGCACTACGACGACGATGACGACGACAACGGCAAGGGCGCCAAGGGCTCGACCGACGACGGCCTGGGCGCAGACATCTAGCGAGTCGGCGCGGAGCACCTGCCGAGTCGGCGCTGAGCACCTGCCGAGTCGGCGCGCCTGTCCACAGGCTGACCCGATGAGGTGAGCACGCCGCCCATCGCGGGCATGACTCGGTGATGTTGACCGAACACAGACTGCCCACCGGCTGGCCCCTGCCGCCCGACCAACCCTTCACCATTCACCAGGCCCGCGCCGCGCGGGTCGACAGGCGGCTCCCGGACCTGCTCCGGGCGCGCGTCGTGCGGCGCCCACTGCGCTCGGTGTACGTGTCCAGCGCCGTACGCGACGACCTGCTCCTGCGTGCCGCCTGTCTGTCCTTGGTGATGCCGGCCGGCTGCTTCGTCACCGACCGGTGCGCCGGCTGGCTGTTGGGTGCGGACATGACGTTGGCCCCGAACGAGGACGTGTTGCTGCCTCGCGTGTCGTTCTTCCGGCCCAGTGACGCAGGGCGACTGCGCAACGGACTCTGCGTGAGTGGGGAGCGAGCGGTGGACTCGGACGACCTGATGGAGGTGCATGGCGTCCTGACCACGACACCGTTGCGGACCGCGCTCGACCTCGGACGGCTCCAGCTGCCGGACGTCGCCCTGGCAGGGATGGACTCGGTGGCGCGGCTCGGGGCGTTCGAGGTCGAGGAGCTGGTCAGGGGAGTGGGCAGGCTCAAGGGCCAGCGGGGTGTCGTGCAGCTTCGCCAGCTCGCACCGATCGTGGACGCGGGTTCGGAGTCCTTCGGCGAGTCCGCCACTCGTCGTCGATGGCACGCTGCGGACCTTCCCTGGCCCGCGACCCAGATCCCGATCGAGCGCGATGGCGTGGTCGTCCGCAGGGTCGATCTCGGCCTGCCGGAGCTGCTGTTCGGCGTCGAATACCAAGGCCGCAGGTGGCACTCTTCGTCCGCGGATCGGAGCCTGGATGCCGCTCGCCTTCGTCAGCTCACCGAGCGGCACGGCTACGAGATCGAGCTGCTGGACCACACGCACGTCTTCGGGGCCGAGCAGGATGCCGAGGTGCGGTTGCAGGCGGCATACGAACGGGCCAAGGAGACCTTCGCCTTACGGCGACGCCGCATCATCTTCTGAGGGTCGGCGTGGTCCGCGCCGACTCGACATGCCATCCGCGCCGACTCGGCACGCGTCGCGCGCCGACTCGGCGTGCGTCCCGCGCCGACTCGGCGGGTATTTCGCGCCATCTCGGGGGTCACTGCGCGCCGACTCGGGTACGTTTCAGCCAGAAAACTTGACAAATCGAGCGCGCGTCGGCGTGTCGACTGGAAATTACATGCTTGTAGTTACTCGC comes from Nocardioides piscis and encodes:
- the glf gene encoding UDP-galactopyranose mutase; amino-acid sequence: MSQGSPDHADHADQDRPDLVVVGSGFFGLTVAERCATELGLKVLVIERRYHLGGNAYSEIDEETGIEVHKYGTHLFHTSNKRVWDYVNRFTDFTNYQHRVFAKYQGQVYSFPMNLALINQFFGKAHTPDEARALIAEQSSEIATEDATNLEEKAISLIGRPLYEAFVKGYTAKQWQTDPKELSADIITRLPVRYTFDNRYFNDTYEGLPVDGYTAWLTRMADHPNIEVRVDTDWFDVQDEFKGLVPVVYTGPVDEYFDNCEGRLSWRTVDLEQETVDVDDYQGTGVVNANDQDVPWTRVLEFKHLHPERTYLPGKSIVVHEYSRFAEDDDEPYYPINTAEDRAKLLKYRDLAKKEPLVLFGGRLGTYKYLDMHMAIGSALSMYDNKLKPHFADGVPLTSGGVDE
- a CDS encoding glycosyltransferase, with protein sequence MSQQTTETVTRLLQRQILPIDKDTDVFALYVDLEEAKLDTSRHEVGGSKAAKDLNNAAIRQSTSTGRKLHPDQILSRTALRIPQGQQLSFGSYFNAFPASYWRRWTIVDKVRLTVTLKGRGASVTVYKSMAAGHSQRVDSGTVEGDSGTFEFDLTLIPFVDGGWYWYDVVAGDEDAVVESGEWTAQVPQDRAEHGSVDICITTMNRPDFCAKLLGQLGEDETLRPYLDTVFVMEQGSQPVTESEFFGEAEDLLGERLRVIVQGNLGGSGGYARGQLESVRKGTATYALMMDDDVVCEPEGVVRAVTFGDLAKRPTIVGGHMFSIYSRSRLHSFGEIVQPWRFWWQTRLDGYSDWDLAARNLRSSRWMHKRADVDFNGWFMCLIPRPVLEQIGLSLPLFIKWDDSEFGLRAKEAGFPTVTFPGAAVWHVPWTDKNDGVDWQSYFHQRNRFIAALLHSPYPRGGRMVRESLNHQIKHLASLQYSTAELRHLALEDILAGPQTLHSELPTKLSEINAFRKQFSDAQLHADREDFPPVRRKKPPKKGKSDIEIPSRIGTLVAAGLAPIRQLRPLRPLSREFPEAELPAMDAAWFNLVKYDSVVVSMNDGSSAALYKRDPELYRDLLKRTIEIHRRFSREWPRLAEQYRAALPEITSPEAWEKTFEPWLHESDTSSEPR
- a CDS encoding ABC transporter permease; translation: MTEPAEQQGSTGSTVVRRSTPEELEALPLVAPSSAGLREVVRRRYLLRMLVRNTIQSRYQGTVLGWVWSYIQPAIRFCLFYFLFQVMIGRGGDEMENFAVHLFSGMVIVHFFTETFNGGTQSLIQNRSLITKLPVPREMFPVSRMLVAAWHTVPMLLILVFVCVLLGWRPDLVGLAAAILGVLLTALLGLSLGLVFSVANVFMRDFGKVAQTLTQFVTFSVPMMYPFTMVQDRFGEPIASYYLFNPMAEAVLLIQRGFWTGTTTDPSATEAVHLPDHLFTRGLIMTGIAMVCVVLAQRLFARLESRVPERL
- a CDS encoding ABC transporter ATP-binding protein; translation: MTTMIKVDNATKSFTMSYQRSLKQIAIAKATGRKTHDVFNAVDDVTFSVQEGESIGLMGLNGSGKSTLLKLVSGVMRPDSGSVLTRGRIAGLIATGAGFDPQLSGRDNLYLNAAILGMSKAETQKKFDEIVDFADLGKFLDTEVAYYSSGMKARLGFAVAINVDADIFIADEALAVGDRPFKRKCRKRMDEIVKSGVTMFYVSHAPGSVRSLCSRVLILDHGKLAYDGDVDEGIRFLHYDDDDDDNGKGAKGSTDDGLGADI